Proteins found in one Stigmatella erecta genomic segment:
- a CDS encoding M20/M25/M40 family metallo-hydrolase → MPVSTFLVPSHLMLQLLTAAPAPAPQAAPSLPVAERLVGAALTEGHAWTRLAELTDGVGARLSGSEGAAAAVQWAQRAFKADGVKAWLEPVKVPRWVRGEERAELLGSERFRGRPLSVMALGGSGATPPEGVTGEVVEVRSLEELGALGERVKGRIVLFSHTMQKPEDYGRFAALRSRGPAAAAKAGAVAALVRSLATASLATLHTGATRFEEGDPRIPAASVTVEDAELLSRLVAAGGPVRVKLVLGCQELPDADSFNVVAEVKGREKPQEVVLLGAHLDSWDVGTGAHDDGAGVVMVMEAARLLAKQRPAPRRTVRVVLFMNEENGLRGARAYAEAHAAELPRHVAALELDSGGGRPVGVVLRAGAGAAEKVRPWLSPLRTVGAGALVEGEAGGADLSPLLPARVPFFGLRQDASRYFDVHHTHADTLDKVDPVALAQSTAAVTWLAYAMAEMPELLPRPEAPNPSAGH, encoded by the coding sequence GTGCCCGTGTCCACCTTCCTGGTTCCCTCCCACCTGATGCTTCAGCTCCTCACGGCGGCGCCGGCCCCGGCGCCCCAGGCGGCACCCTCGCTGCCCGTGGCGGAGCGGCTCGTGGGCGCGGCGCTCACCGAGGGCCATGCCTGGACGCGCCTCGCGGAGCTGACGGATGGGGTGGGGGCCCGGCTGTCGGGCTCGGAGGGGGCGGCGGCCGCGGTGCAGTGGGCGCAGCGCGCCTTCAAGGCGGATGGGGTGAAGGCGTGGCTGGAGCCCGTCAAGGTGCCGCGCTGGGTGCGCGGGGAGGAGCGGGCGGAGCTGCTCGGCTCGGAGCGCTTCCGGGGCCGGCCGCTGAGCGTGATGGCGCTGGGGGGCAGTGGCGCGACGCCCCCCGAAGGCGTCACCGGCGAGGTGGTGGAGGTGCGCTCGCTGGAGGAGCTGGGCGCGCTGGGCGAGCGCGTGAAGGGGCGCATTGTCCTCTTCAGCCACACCATGCAGAAGCCCGAGGACTATGGGCGCTTCGCGGCGCTGCGCTCCCGGGGCCCGGCGGCGGCGGCGAAGGCGGGCGCGGTGGCGGCGCTGGTGCGCTCCCTGGCCACGGCGTCCCTGGCCACGTTGCACACGGGTGCCACGCGCTTCGAGGAGGGAGATCCGCGCATCCCCGCTGCCTCCGTCACGGTGGAGGACGCGGAGCTGCTCAGCCGGCTCGTGGCGGCGGGCGGGCCGGTGCGGGTGAAGCTGGTGCTCGGGTGCCAAGAGCTGCCGGACGCGGACTCCTTCAATGTGGTGGCCGAGGTGAAGGGCCGCGAGAAGCCGCAGGAGGTGGTGCTGCTGGGGGCGCACCTGGACTCGTGGGATGTGGGGACGGGGGCGCACGATGATGGGGCGGGCGTGGTGATGGTGATGGAGGCCGCGCGGCTGCTGGCGAAGCAGCGGCCCGCGCCCCGGCGCACGGTGCGGGTGGTGCTCTTCATGAACGAGGAGAACGGCCTGCGGGGCGCGCGGGCCTACGCCGAGGCGCACGCGGCGGAGCTGCCGCGCCACGTAGCGGCGCTGGAGCTGGATTCAGGGGGCGGGCGGCCGGTGGGGGTGGTGCTCCGGGCAGGGGCGGGGGCGGCGGAGAAGGTGCGGCCCTGGTTGAGCCCGCTGCGGACGGTGGGGGCGGGTGCACTCGTGGAGGGTGAGGCGGGGGGCGCGGACCTGAGTCCCCTGCTGCCCGCGCGGGTGCCCTTCTTCGGGCTGAGGCAGGACGCCTCGCGCTACTTCGACGTGCACCACACGCACGCGGACACCCTGGACAAGGTGGACCCGGTGGCGCTGGCGCAGAGCACGGCTGCGGTGACGTGGCTGGCCTACGCGATGGCGGAGATGCCCGAGCTGCTGCCCCGCCCGGAGGCGCCCAACCCGTCCGCCGGGCACTGA
- a CDS encoding DUF4091 domain-containing protein: MHLKRLVIFLPLLLALPAAAAPPSVWGESAMVKVRPNLAPRVQPELHLTAARNEFVSFQVALHGGNTGLNGVRARMNSLVGPMSIPAADVTLYRVAYLTTVRPSVPGTPVGRWPDGLVPDVDEIAGEGRRAFPFDVPAGETRAIWVDVHVPVDAPPGQYRGTVEVTSSQGAPARVGVRLTVVEATLPSTPSLATAFLVWPPHVCNAHTGSPDCPVAKQEELLARYHRMALEHRVSLSSGFPRAPQPFSAFEAVWGPFLDGTVQTRLPGARLTSFQYVGEHTAEGLADFTAGAQARGWLPRAYDFVGDEPPYGISFDALRQNAELARQVAPTLRTLVTTNSRELATHGLETLIDVAAPVVNHLDGTAPPFLGSQKATYEDFLALPGRELWMYQSCMSHGCAYGTNAPENQPGAGWPSYMVDRSAAKARAMEWVSFLEGATGELYYQTVGMLATAWTDQFRFNGNGDGTLFYPGTPAAIGGATDVPVASIRLKLIRMGVQDYEWLKAVSDAGDPAFAHKVARQLIPAASKVPDEGEAFERARKKLITRYLQLTGAPALPEEPPAPGTSPSPETPAPPSQTPAPAPGTEPVPEEASLPPPPASTGPHAPLESLAEPQAGCSTGGSTGAAGGALLLMAWLFMERRRVPARVRAPRRR; encoded by the coding sequence ATGCACCTCAAGCGTCTGGTGATCTTCCTGCCCTTGCTGCTGGCGTTGCCTGCCGCCGCGGCCCCTCCGTCCGTCTGGGGCGAGAGCGCGATGGTGAAGGTCCGGCCGAACCTGGCGCCGCGCGTCCAGCCCGAGCTGCACCTCACGGCGGCCCGCAACGAGTTCGTCTCCTTCCAGGTGGCGCTGCACGGCGGCAACACGGGGCTCAACGGGGTGCGCGCGAGGATGAATTCGCTCGTGGGGCCCATGAGCATTCCGGCGGCGGACGTGACGCTGTACCGCGTGGCGTACCTGACGACGGTGCGGCCCTCGGTGCCGGGCACGCCCGTGGGCCGGTGGCCCGATGGGCTGGTGCCGGACGTGGATGAGATTGCCGGCGAGGGCCGCCGCGCCTTTCCCTTCGATGTGCCCGCGGGCGAGACGCGCGCCATCTGGGTGGACGTGCACGTGCCGGTGGATGCGCCGCCCGGCCAGTACCGGGGCACGGTGGAGGTGACCTCCTCGCAAGGGGCCCCCGCGCGCGTGGGCGTGCGGCTGACGGTGGTGGAGGCGACGCTGCCCAGCACCCCGTCGCTGGCCACGGCCTTCCTCGTGTGGCCGCCGCACGTGTGCAACGCGCACACGGGCAGCCCCGACTGTCCGGTGGCGAAGCAGGAGGAGCTGCTGGCGCGCTACCACCGCATGGCGCTGGAGCACCGGGTGTCGCTCTCCAGCGGCTTTCCGCGCGCGCCCCAGCCCTTTAGCGCCTTCGAGGCGGTGTGGGGCCCGTTCCTGGACGGAACGGTGCAGACGCGGCTGCCCGGCGCGCGGCTGACGAGCTTCCAGTACGTGGGCGAGCACACGGCGGAGGGGCTCGCGGACTTCACGGCCGGGGCGCAGGCGCGCGGCTGGCTGCCGCGGGCGTATGACTTCGTGGGCGACGAGCCCCCGTATGGCATTTCCTTCGATGCGCTGCGCCAGAACGCGGAGCTGGCCCGGCAGGTGGCGCCCACGCTGCGCACGCTGGTGACGACGAACTCGCGGGAGCTGGCCACCCACGGGCTGGAGACGCTCATCGACGTGGCGGCGCCCGTGGTGAACCACCTGGATGGCACGGCGCCGCCGTTCCTGGGCAGCCAGAAGGCCACCTACGAGGACTTCCTCGCGCTGCCAGGCCGGGAGCTGTGGATGTACCAGAGCTGCATGAGCCACGGCTGCGCGTACGGGACGAACGCGCCCGAGAACCAGCCGGGGGCCGGGTGGCCCTCCTACATGGTGGACCGCTCGGCGGCGAAGGCGCGCGCGATGGAGTGGGTGTCCTTCCTGGAGGGCGCCACGGGCGAGCTGTACTACCAGACGGTGGGCATGCTGGCGACGGCGTGGACGGATCAGTTCCGCTTCAACGGCAACGGCGACGGGACGCTGTTCTACCCCGGCACGCCCGCGGCCATCGGCGGGGCCACGGATGTGCCGGTGGCCTCCATCCGGCTGAAGCTCATCCGCATGGGCGTGCAGGACTACGAGTGGCTCAAGGCCGTGAGCGACGCGGGAGACCCGGCCTTCGCGCACAAGGTGGCCCGCCAGCTCATCCCCGCCGCCTCCAAGGTGCCGGACGAGGGCGAGGCGTTCGAGCGCGCCCGGAAGAAGCTCATCACGCGCTACCTGCAGCTCACGGGCGCCCCCGCGCTTCCCGAGGAGCCCCCGGCCCCTGGCACATCGCCCAGCCCGGAGACGCCCGCGCCTCCCTCGCAGACCCCTGCCCCCGCGCCGGGGACGGAGCCTGTCCCAGAGGAAGCGTCCTTGCCGCCGCCGCCCGCCTCCACCGGGCCCCATGCCCCGCTGGAGTCCCTGGCGGAGCCGCAGGCCGGGTGCAGCACCGGGGGAAGCACGGGAGCCGCCGGGGGCGCGCTGCTGCTGATGGCGTGGCTGTTCATGGAACGGCGCCGGGTGCCCGCGCGGGTCCGGGCGCCTCGCCGGCGGTGA
- a CDS encoding GNAT family N-acetyltransferase, producing the protein MSQSESQGPVRIREARPEDDAAIGELLVDAYVTQYAKKLPEVVYTDERKRALRDVASKREAATVLVAEVNGEVAGTVALFRPGAPGSEAWVPHAADLRHLATAVRYHGQGLGKPLLDAAEALARTWGVAAVALHVRRGAAGVARMYQQRGYVRTPEGDLDTPSVYLEAYLLRLGA; encoded by the coding sequence ATGAGCCAGAGCGAGAGCCAGGGCCCGGTGCGCATCCGGGAGGCCCGGCCCGAGGATGATGCCGCGATCGGCGAGCTGCTCGTCGATGCGTATGTGACGCAGTACGCGAAGAAGCTGCCCGAGGTGGTCTACACCGACGAGCGCAAGCGTGCCCTGCGGGATGTGGCCTCCAAGCGCGAGGCGGCCACGGTGCTGGTGGCCGAGGTGAACGGGGAGGTGGCGGGCACGGTGGCCCTCTTCCGGCCGGGGGCGCCGGGCTCCGAGGCCTGGGTGCCCCACGCGGCGGATCTCCGGCACCTCGCCACGGCGGTCCGCTACCACGGCCAGGGACTGGGAAAGCCTTTGCTGGATGCGGCCGAGGCGCTCGCGCGCACGTGGGGTGTGGCGGCCGTGGCCCTGCACGTGCGCCGGGGCGCCGCCGGCGTGGCCCGCATGTACCAGCAGCGCGGCTACGTCCGGACCCCGGAGGGGGACCTGGACACGCCCTCGGTGTACCTGGAGGCCTACCTCCTGCGGCTCGGGGCGTAA
- a CDS encoding DUF3592 domain-containing protein — protein sequence MVVICLVTLARTRRFLAQAHEAPAQVVGNHSRLHNRKPTYYPVLRFHTPEGTQHEVVSPVGSNPPRYREGAQVPLLYNPANPQQVRINNFLNLWLMPLLFGVLGGAFLLVGGLALMAGSLRR from the coding sequence ATGGTGGTGATTTGTCTGGTCACCCTGGCACGCACCCGGCGGTTCCTCGCCCAGGCCCACGAGGCGCCCGCCCAGGTGGTGGGCAACCACTCGCGCCTTCACAACCGCAAGCCCACCTACTACCCGGTGCTGCGCTTTCACACGCCCGAGGGCACGCAGCACGAGGTGGTCTCCCCCGTGGGCTCCAACCCGCCCCGCTACCGGGAGGGCGCGCAGGTGCCGCTCCTCTACAACCCGGCGAATCCGCAGCAGGTGCGCATCAACAACTTCCTCAACCTGTGGCTGATGCCGCTGCTGTTTGGCGTGCTGGGAGGCGCCTTCCTGCTCGTGGGCGGCCTGGCCCTGATGGCCGGCTCCCTGCGCCGCTGA
- a CDS encoding DUF2378 family protein — translation MSERLVFDYAVEGFFLRGLAGQITPRLKNKLRQAGIDLDQKLLPAYPFETWLKCLELTASELFPALPEKDSWWMLGELMVRGYQQTPMGAAMLTLLAALGPHQRLGRLQKSIRSGNNYTVTRTKAVSPTVAEVWVNDTSHVRYFVQGLIFAGMLLGRVTGLTVDILESDAEGTTYRIAWKEPHRG, via the coding sequence ATGTCGGAGAGGCTCGTCTTTGATTACGCGGTCGAAGGGTTCTTCCTGCGGGGGCTCGCCGGACAAATCACACCGCGGTTGAAGAACAAGCTCCGGCAGGCGGGGATCGATCTGGACCAGAAGCTGCTGCCCGCCTATCCCTTCGAGACGTGGCTCAAATGTCTGGAGCTGACGGCCTCCGAGCTGTTCCCCGCCCTGCCCGAGAAGGATTCCTGGTGGATGCTGGGTGAGCTGATGGTGCGAGGCTATCAGCAGACGCCCATGGGCGCCGCCATGCTCACGCTGCTGGCGGCGCTGGGGCCGCACCAGCGGCTGGGGCGCCTGCAGAAGAGCATTCGCTCGGGCAATAACTACACCGTCACCCGCACCAAGGCCGTGTCCCCCACCGTGGCGGAGGTGTGGGTGAATGACACGAGCCACGTGCGCTACTTCGTGCAAGGGCTCATCTTCGCGGGGATGCTCCTGGGCCGGGTGACGGGGCTGACCGTGGACATCCTCGAGAGCGACGCGGAGGGCACGACGTATCGGATTGCCTGGAAGGAGCCCCACCGGGGCTGA
- the mmsA gene encoding CoA-acylating methylmalonate-semialdehyde dehydrogenase produces MSLVQLPASPMVCRNLVGGEWVSPVGAELLEVRSPYTGGVIGRVPLTPLSGVSPVVEAAKKAAVGWQAVGLRERTVHLARFRALLEKNLERLAHLAASEAGKTVGEARAGLLKGLEVCDFSLALQNLDTGGAMEVSRGVTCEFRREPLGVVAGITPFNFPAMVPMWMIPTALAVGNAFILKPSEKVPLTACALGELMLEAGVPPGVFSIVHGGKEAVQGLLEHPDVQAVGFVGSSAVARRVYAEGAARGKRVLALGGAKNHLIVVPDADPALTPQAVLDSFTGCAGQRCMAASVLVAVGDVQSLLDEVARRAAALEVGPGMGALIDRASQERLEAAIARAESEGARVLVDGRGKKPQGAAWAGGHWLGPTILDHVRPDMEAAQRELFGPLISIVRVPTLSAALELEAASPYGNAASIFTTNGAVAQQVVEHARAGMVGVNVGVPVPREPFSFGGINESRFGHGDITGPGGVEFWSQTKKVTRKWTARTDGSWMS; encoded by the coding sequence GTGTCCCTTGTGCAGCTTCCCGCAAGTCCCATGGTCTGCCGTAACCTCGTCGGAGGAGAGTGGGTGTCCCCCGTGGGGGCCGAGCTGCTCGAGGTGCGCAGCCCCTACACGGGGGGAGTGATTGGCCGGGTGCCCCTGACGCCCCTGAGCGGCGTGTCCCCCGTGGTCGAGGCCGCGAAGAAGGCCGCCGTGGGCTGGCAGGCCGTGGGCCTGCGCGAGCGCACCGTGCACCTGGCACGCTTCCGCGCGCTCCTGGAGAAGAACCTGGAGCGGCTGGCGCACCTGGCCGCCAGCGAGGCCGGCAAGACGGTGGGCGAGGCCCGCGCGGGGCTCCTCAAGGGGCTGGAGGTGTGTGACTTCTCCCTCGCGCTCCAGAACCTGGACACGGGCGGCGCCATGGAAGTGAGCCGCGGGGTGACGTGTGAGTTCCGCCGCGAGCCCCTGGGCGTCGTCGCCGGCATCACCCCCTTCAACTTCCCGGCCATGGTGCCCATGTGGATGATCCCCACCGCGCTTGCGGTGGGCAATGCCTTCATCCTCAAGCCCTCGGAGAAGGTGCCGCTCACCGCGTGCGCCCTGGGCGAGCTGATGCTGGAGGCGGGGGTGCCCCCGGGCGTCTTCTCGATCGTCCACGGCGGCAAGGAGGCGGTGCAGGGGCTGCTGGAGCACCCGGACGTGCAGGCCGTGGGCTTCGTCGGCTCGTCCGCGGTGGCCCGGCGCGTGTACGCGGAAGGGGCCGCGCGCGGCAAGCGCGTGCTCGCCCTGGGCGGCGCGAAGAACCACCTCATCGTCGTGCCGGACGCGGATCCGGCGCTCACCCCGCAGGCGGTGCTGGACTCGTTCACCGGGTGCGCGGGCCAGCGCTGCATGGCCGCCAGCGTGCTCGTGGCGGTGGGGGACGTGCAGTCCCTGCTCGACGAGGTGGCCCGCCGCGCGGCGGCCCTGGAAGTCGGGCCCGGCATGGGCGCGCTCATCGACCGGGCGAGCCAGGAGCGGCTGGAGGCGGCCATCGCCCGCGCCGAGTCCGAGGGCGCGCGCGTGCTCGTGGATGGGCGCGGCAAGAAGCCCCAGGGCGCCGCCTGGGCCGGGGGCCACTGGCTGGGGCCCACGATTCTGGACCACGTCCGCCCCGACATGGAGGCGGCCCAGCGCGAGCTGTTCGGCCCGCTCATCTCCATCGTCCGGGTGCCCACGCTGTCGGCGGCGCTGGAGCTGGAGGCCGCCTCGCCCTACGGCAACGCCGCCTCCATCTTCACCACCAACGGGGCGGTGGCCCAGCAGGTGGTGGAGCACGCCCGGGCGGGCATGGTGGGCGTCAACGTGGGGGTGCCCGTGCCCCGCGAGCCGTTCTCGTTCGGCGGCATCAACGAGTCCCGCTTCGGCCATGGCGACATCACCGGCCCGGGCGGCGTCGAGTTCTGGAGCCAGACGAAGAAGGTGACGCGCAAGTGGACGGCGCGCACCGATGGCTCCTGGATGAGCTGA
- a CDS encoding GTP cyclohydrolase II, with product MPDKKPVNHIRLTSHPDSDSQAVRLHWGDAEPLRRGPVVATLTEHAHRNVIGTHAGSYAIYRALAVAAGSLPQDHRADLTNTAPAEQIGPFPSWTDPERIVSMDPWGAVAPQVFRAYMEQGVDIRPTIAITRAHMNMPELRDAITAGRLVPDGHHLTANGDVKVTKAAVEPVWHLPGIAKRFGLTESALRRGLFEHTGGMFPELITRPDLHVFLPPIGGLTIYFFGKMETISDPNVPLAVRVHDECNGSDVFGSDICTCRPYLAHGIEECVRTAQAGGAGVIVYSRKEGRALGEVTKFLVYNARKRQEGGDSAATYFHRTECVAGVQDMRFQELMPDALHWMGITRIHRFVSMSDMKYNAITRSGIEILERVPIPDGLVPADAQVEMEAKKAAGYYTPGKVASTQELQQVKGRDLDA from the coding sequence ATGCCCGATAAGAAGCCGGTCAATCACATCCGCCTCACTTCCCACCCGGACAGCGACTCGCAGGCCGTCCGGCTGCACTGGGGGGATGCGGAGCCCCTGCGGCGAGGGCCCGTGGTGGCCACCCTCACCGAGCATGCGCACCGCAACGTCATCGGCACCCACGCGGGCTCCTACGCCATCTACCGCGCGCTGGCCGTCGCCGCGGGCAGCCTGCCGCAGGACCACCGCGCGGACCTGACGAACACCGCGCCGGCGGAACAGATTGGCCCCTTCCCTTCGTGGACGGACCCCGAGCGCATCGTCTCCATGGACCCCTGGGGCGCGGTGGCCCCGCAGGTGTTCCGCGCCTACATGGAGCAGGGCGTGGACATCCGGCCCACCATCGCCATCACGCGCGCGCACATGAACATGCCGGAGCTGCGCGATGCCATCACCGCGGGGCGGCTGGTGCCGGATGGCCACCACCTGACGGCCAACGGCGACGTGAAGGTGACGAAGGCGGCGGTGGAGCCCGTGTGGCACCTGCCCGGCATCGCCAAGCGCTTCGGGCTCACGGAGAGCGCGCTGCGCCGCGGCCTCTTCGAGCACACCGGCGGCATGTTCCCGGAACTCATCACCCGGCCGGACCTGCACGTGTTCCTGCCGCCCATCGGCGGGCTCACCATCTACTTCTTCGGGAAGATGGAGACGATCTCCGACCCCAACGTGCCCCTGGCGGTGCGCGTGCACGACGAGTGCAACGGCTCGGACGTGTTCGGCAGCGACATCTGCACGTGCCGGCCCTACCTGGCACACGGGATTGAAGAGTGCGTGCGCACCGCGCAGGCGGGCGGCGCGGGCGTCATCGTCTACTCGCGCAAGGAGGGCCGCGCGCTGGGCGAGGTGACGAAGTTCCTCGTGTACAACGCGCGCAAGCGCCAGGAGGGCGGGGACTCGGCGGCCACGTACTTCCACCGCACCGAGTGCGTGGCGGGCGTGCAGGACATGCGCTTCCAGGAGCTGATGCCGGATGCGCTGCACTGGATGGGCATCACCCGCATCCACCGCTTCGTGTCCATGAGCGACATGAAGTACAACGCCATCACCCGCTCGGGCATCGAGATCCTCGAGCGCGTCCCGATTCCGGATGGGCTCGTCCCCGCGGACGCCCAGGTGGAGATGGAGGCCAAGAAGGCCGCCGGCTACTACACACCGGGCAAGGTGGCGAGCACCCAGGAGCTGCAGCAGGTGAAGGGACGGGACCTGGATGCCTGA
- a CDS encoding URC4/urg3 family protein, giving the protein MPEVSPSVAYLRSPRAVRERCHRLLELGRADRLPHFRVRMEQLPAVAAYVLKVTREAYPTLDIPVHSRWGHFDVGGVARNAELDARLASLPREERARAKLDLVITSVLLDAGSGPRWKYHEAGGGQYARSEGLAVASFRMFLAGAFSSDPRQPLRADAAGLTGLTREALARGFQVTEANPLEGLDGRLSLLHGLGRVLPRPGALYDALAPRGGTVRASEVLGLVLDRLGPIWPGRITLDGVNLGDVWPHSSLGPPESADGLVPFHKLSQWLTYSLLEPLAEGGLEVTHLDELTGLPEYRNGGLLVDLGLLVPRDGRLLEAAFLPGSEPIVEWRALTVALLDEVGARVRETLGRTPAQLPLAKVLQGGTWSAGRRIAAEKRAGGPPPIRIESDGTVF; this is encoded by the coding sequence ATGCCTGAAGTCTCTCCCTCCGTCGCGTACTTGAGGAGCCCGCGCGCCGTGCGCGAGCGCTGCCACCGGCTGCTGGAGCTGGGCCGCGCGGACCGGCTGCCCCACTTCCGCGTGCGGATGGAGCAGCTGCCCGCGGTGGCCGCCTACGTGCTGAAGGTGACGCGCGAGGCGTACCCCACGCTGGACATCCCCGTGCACAGCCGCTGGGGCCACTTCGACGTGGGCGGCGTGGCGCGCAACGCGGAGCTGGATGCGCGCCTGGCCTCGCTGCCCCGTGAGGAGCGGGCGCGGGCGAAGCTGGACCTGGTCATCACCAGCGTCCTCTTGGATGCCGGCAGCGGGCCGCGCTGGAAGTACCACGAGGCCGGGGGCGGGCAGTACGCGCGCTCGGAGGGGCTGGCGGTGGCCAGCTTCCGGATGTTCCTCGCGGGCGCGTTCTCGTCGGATCCGCGCCAGCCGCTGCGCGCGGACGCCGCGGGGCTCACCGGCCTCACGCGCGAGGCGCTGGCGCGCGGGTTTCAAGTCACCGAGGCCAACCCCCTGGAGGGGCTGGACGGGCGGCTGTCGCTGCTGCACGGCCTGGGGCGCGTGCTGCCCCGGCCCGGGGCGCTGTATGACGCGCTCGCGCCGCGCGGTGGCACGGTGCGGGCCTCGGAGGTGCTCGGGCTGGTGCTGGACCGGCTGGGCCCCATCTGGCCGGGCCGCATCACCCTGGACGGGGTGAACCTGGGTGATGTGTGGCCGCACTCCAGCCTGGGGCCGCCGGAGAGCGCGGATGGGCTGGTGCCTTTCCACAAGTTGTCCCAGTGGCTCACGTACTCGCTGCTGGAGCCGCTGGCCGAGGGCGGCCTCGAGGTGACGCACCTGGATGAGCTGACCGGGCTGCCCGAGTACCGCAACGGCGGGCTGCTGGTGGACCTGGGGCTGCTGGTGCCCCGGGACGGGCGGCTGCTGGAGGCGGCCTTCCTGCCGGGCTCCGAGCCCATCGTCGAGTGGCGGGCGCTCACCGTGGCGCTGCTGGACGAGGTGGGGGCACGGGTGCGCGAGACGCTGGGGCGCACGCCCGCGCAGCTGCCGCTGGCCAAGGTGCTCCAGGGCGGCACGTGGAGCGCGGGCCGGCGCATCGCCGCGGAGAAGCGCGCGGGAGGCCCTCCGCCCATTCGCATCGAAAGCGACGGAACGGTCTTCTAA
- the upp gene encoding uracil phosphoribosyltransferase, with amino-acid sequence MSQDFPNCTVVDHPLVKHKLTLMRRVETSTASFRALLQEISQLLAYEAMRDLKLREETIQTPLATMQAPVLEGKKLVLVAILRAGQGILDGMLQLVPSARIGHIGMYRDPETLMAVEYYYKVPGQLTDRDVIVCDPMLATGNSAIAALSRIKASKPGSLRFVCLLACPEGLANLREHHPDVHVYTAAIDERLNEHGYILPGLGDAGDRLFGTK; translated from the coding sequence GTGAGTCAGGACTTCCCGAACTGTACCGTGGTGGATCACCCGCTGGTGAAGCACAAGCTCACGCTGATGCGGCGCGTGGAGACGAGCACGGCGAGCTTCCGCGCCCTGCTGCAGGAGATCTCCCAGCTCCTGGCGTACGAGGCCATGCGGGACCTGAAGCTGCGCGAGGAGACCATCCAGACGCCGCTGGCGACGATGCAGGCGCCGGTGCTGGAGGGCAAGAAGCTGGTGCTGGTGGCCATCCTCCGGGCGGGCCAGGGCATCCTGGACGGCATGCTGCAGCTCGTCCCGTCCGCGCGCATCGGCCACATCGGCATGTACCGGGACCCCGAGACGCTGATGGCGGTGGAGTATTACTACAAGGTGCCGGGGCAGCTGACGGACCGCGACGTCATCGTCTGTGATCCGATGCTGGCCACGGGCAACTCGGCCATCGCCGCGCTCAGCCGCATCAAGGCGAGCAAGCCAGGGAGCTTGCGCTTCGTGTGCCTGCTGGCGTGCCCGGAGGGGCTGGCGAACCTGCGCGAGCACCACCCGGACGTGCACGTGTACACGGCGGCCATCGACGAGCGGCTCAACGAGCACGGCTACATCCTGCCGGGCCTGGGCGACGCGGGCGACCGGCTCTTCGGCACGAAGTAG
- a CDS encoding lipase family protein encodes MFQPNISKRQEDVFAHAVFANLSEGLRQDTGAGQDIEARTQEALHKALARAQPFIGGWNVVWGPSVHLGPGSAFPVHTMYVAQSTMDPSQYVVSMSGASPASVFEWMAEELLVALQVPWGTGTEAADAKISLGIASGLSVLQEMTPSGARPGAGTALAGFLKTLTGTKVKVDVTGFGLGGALASTVAVWLADTKGVPGHWDPQGHAQLTCLSFAGPSAGNGAFAAYADRKPGLTMVRFANDLDWVTQAWGAASLAKAATLYSPIIPGTEPIRALVERAEHTTRSGDYTQVQALAPPLMGRVKYNDGFITVPPSPGGHLVDFIKQVGYQHTGPYFQWFHFNPAWMETRPSAFDEDSRALFAELAPGVRRALKAAGVQPPAELPGKNEGEGPRTLQAGREQYPVPRSAEGPEAERLVKALATALQRHGAPQH; translated from the coding sequence ATGTTTCAGCCCAATATCAGTAAGCGGCAAGAGGATGTCTTCGCTCACGCGGTATTCGCGAATCTGTCCGAGGGGCTGCGCCAGGACACCGGCGCTGGCCAGGACATCGAGGCGCGGACCCAGGAGGCGCTCCACAAGGCGCTCGCGAGGGCCCAGCCTTTCATTGGCGGGTGGAACGTGGTGTGGGGCCCGAGCGTCCACCTGGGCCCCGGGAGCGCGTTCCCGGTGCACACGATGTACGTCGCGCAGTCCACGATGGACCCCTCGCAGTATGTCGTCTCGATGTCGGGGGCGAGCCCCGCCTCGGTGTTCGAGTGGATGGCGGAGGAGCTGCTCGTCGCGTTGCAGGTGCCCTGGGGGACGGGGACCGAGGCGGCGGACGCCAAGATTTCCCTGGGCATCGCCAGCGGCCTCTCGGTGCTTCAGGAGATGACGCCCTCGGGCGCGCGCCCGGGCGCAGGCACGGCCCTGGCGGGCTTCCTGAAAACCCTCACGGGCACGAAGGTGAAGGTGGACGTCACCGGGTTTGGCCTGGGCGGCGCGCTGGCCTCGACGGTGGCCGTGTGGCTGGCGGACACGAAGGGCGTGCCCGGGCATTGGGATCCCCAGGGCCATGCCCAGCTCACCTGTCTGTCTTTCGCGGGCCCGAGCGCGGGCAATGGTGCCTTCGCCGCGTATGCGGACCGCAAGCCGGGCCTCACGATGGTGCGCTTCGCCAATGATCTGGATTGGGTGACCCAGGCGTGGGGCGCGGCCTCGCTGGCGAAGGCCGCCACGCTCTACAGCCCCATCATTCCGGGAACGGAGCCCATCCGGGCGCTCGTGGAGCGGGCGGAGCACACCACGCGGAGCGGGGACTACACCCAGGTGCAGGCGCTGGCGCCGCCGCTGATGGGGCGGGTGAAATACAACGATGGCTTCATCACGGTGCCTCCGAGCCCGGGGGGACACCTCGTGGATTTCATCAAGCAGGTGGGCTACCAGCACACGGGACCGTATTTTCAATGGTTCCACTTCAACCCGGCGTGGATGGAGACACGCCCCTCGGCCTTCGACGAGGACTCCCGCGCGCTCTTCGCGGAGCTGGCCCCCGGGGTGCGCCGGGCGCTGAAGGCCGCGGGCGTGCAGCCGCCGGCGGAGCTGCCCGGGAAGAACGAAGGGGAGGGCCCGCGCACGCTCCAGGCCGGCCGCGAGCAGTACCCGGTTCCCCGGAGTGCCGAGGGTCCGGAGGCCGAGCGGCTCGTGAAGGCTTTGGCCACGGCGCTCCAGCGGCACGGGGCCCCGCAACACTGA